DNA sequence from the Euwallacea fornicatus isolate EFF26 chromosome 2, ASM4011564v1, whole genome shotgun sequence genome:
GCTCCTGCAACCGAAGAAGAAGATACTGATTTGACTTTATTTGGGAAAAGTTCTGAGCTGAGTGTCCATGGAATCGGCGCCAAAgccaaattgaagaaaaagatGTAGCTGATGAGGCCTGCAATTGGGATCCAAGAAATGCTGTGTGTGTTCATGTTCTTTTCTTCTTTCACGTAGAAAAACTCCCCTAACATCATCAATGAGAGACAGTCTCCTAAGCAGGAAATAGCTAGAGGCCATTTTTTGCCAGTTCTCTGTACAATGAAAATAGTTATGAAGCTAAAGGCAAACATGCACGCTCCGCATATGGTGGAAGATACTGAAGCTGACAATGAGCTTCCCGAGGCCTGAAATATGGGTTCCAAGTAAAAAGTTACTGCATTAATTCCTGACAGTTGCTGCAAAATTATTAAGACTAAAGAAATAACTAAAGCTTTGCGAAGCTTTCGATTTTTTATGATGTCCAGTAAATTTCCATCGTGGTCCTTCCAATTTATAATCTCTTTCAAATGCTCCACTTCCTTCTCAGCTTCTTTTTTTCCACAATGCCTCAAATCCATTATCACAAGCTCTGCTTTTGAATACTCCCCAATTTGCACTAAATAATGCGGAGTTTCTGGAGCAATCGAGAGAAAACACACAAAGAAGGTTAAAGGAATGCAAGCAAgaatcaaattaaatgttcTTATAGGTAGATAAGGCCCTAGAGCATAGGgaataaaatttcctaaagTCCAGAATATGTTTAGTGAAACCGAAAAAGCTGCTCTATTGGAATCTTCAGTCACTTCTGCAACATACATAGGCAATATAGCATATCCAGCTCCTTCAGAGAACCCATTAATCAATCGTCCAATGTAGAAGACGTTGATATTCTTGGCAAAAGCGAAGAGGAGATAGGCGATGATGTGGGGTACTGCAATTACGAGAAGAGTAAACTTTCTTCCGATTTTGTCTGCCAAAAAGCCCATTGGCAAAGCTCCTATGACTGCTCCGATATTCATTATGCTGCCCAACCAGGAGTCTTCTTCGGAAGTGATGGGGCGGCCTAAGGGATTGACGGACGTGTCGTTGGAATAAAGTTGGGGGTACATCGGGGAAGTCCATGTTGCGCTTATGTCCCCTGAAGTGGCCAATAAGTCCACTGTAACGTTAGAATAAATGggtaattaatgaaattattgctCCATAGCCATATGAACTTTAGTTTTCGCGGCACTTTTAAAATAGTatctcaataattaaaatatgcgGGTATTGTACCTCTTTCTTGAGCTATTTCTAAGACAGTTTCTCCATGTATTTCAgagaaaaagaattttataataagtaGAAATTTCTGtccctttaaaacttttcacgaaactttgacattttttgaggTTGTGGAACATTTTTGTCGATATGATGCACTTACGTGGTTTTTCATGTGCAGGATcacattatttattgtatgTACACTTGAAAGAACAATTACAttcgattattttaaagattaatttctcgactaaatttttaaatagataCTCAATCTGAAGTGTATTccgttattatttgttgcggaACCTGTCCATAATGACTAcctttaaatgtttatttagttTGCTATTGAATCGCTAAAACTTAATTCTAGCCTTAAAGGCTATTGTAATGTACTAACGtgatttttcatgaaaatacagCCTTCGTTAGTAAAACTTAACCACGAGGTGTTTTGGTTAACACAaattattgatgaaaattgGAATCTGATTAAAATAAGTCGAAGAATTCATGGTAATCAGCATATTTTCTGTACTGAACGATGTATTGTCTCATCAAATTGATTGGAACCATACAGATAATTATGTATTTTCGATATATTATGAAATAGAAATTCACTTATCTTTTCTGTTGACTGTCAGGAATTTTTCTCAAAGCAAAATTCCcgcaattttgtattttattcacttactattaattttcctgTACATATCGTATATCTTTACCGTGACTTTACCCTAGTCAAAAGGTTCAGTTTTTGtatgtaaatataatataattttcgcTCGCGTGAAAGCTTAAAAGCAACCaccaatttatgtaaatttatgcCAAAACCATATCTAAAATTATTCTAATTATTGAGCGATAACTTCACGTTCTAGTACATTTTTATTGCGGgggatataaaaataaaaatgacgaGGAAAGTAAGGTGAAGGAGAAATTATAAATTCTTGGCATTTGGTATTTATCATGATTCGGTTAAAGGAACGAGTGATGGGATCTTGACAGGTAATAGAAGAGGGATTGAAAAgtggataaaataaaatgatttcgAACGCCAAAAGGAGAAACGCAAAATGCTAATGAGAAAGTTATCCCTCATTACCCCAGAAACTCTGATTGAACCAAAGGTGCTG
Encoded proteins:
- the LOC136345883 gene encoding facilitated trehalose transporter Tret1-like isoform X1, with product MLGIKAPFKTFLTVLVVDLLATSGDISATWTSPMYPQLYSNDTSVNPLGRPITSEEDSWLGSIMNIGAVIGALPMGFLADKIGRKFTLLVIAVPHIIAYLLFAFAKNINVFYIGRLINGFSEGAGYAILPMYVAEVTEDSNRAAFSVSLNIFWTLGNFIPYALGPYLPIRTFNLILACIPLTFFVCFLSIAPETPHYLVQIGEYSKAELVIMDLRHCGKKEAEKEVEHLKEIINWKDHDGNLLDIIKNRKLRKALVISLVLIILQQLSGINAVTFYLEPIFQASGSSLSASVSSTICGACMFAFSFITIFIVQRTGKKWPLAISCLGDCLSLMMLGEFFYVKEEKNMNTHSISWIPIAGLISYIFFFNLALAPIPWTLSSELFPNKVKSVSSSSVAGASWLFSFFITKFFNLLTKTLGKAGTFWLYSGFCLFAVLFDIIWVPETTGKTFGEIQAML
- the LOC136345883 gene encoding facilitated trehalose transporter Tret1-like isoform X2 — translated: MYPQLYSNDTSVNPLGRPITSEEDSWLGSIMNIGAVIGALPMGFLADKIGRKFTLLVIAVPHIIAYLLFAFAKNINVFYIGRLINGFSEGAGYAILPMYVAEVTEDSNRAAFSVSLNIFWTLGNFIPYALGPYLPIRTFNLILACIPLTFFVCFLSIAPETPHYLVQIGEYSKAELVIMDLRHCGKKEAEKEVEHLKEIINWKDHDGNLLDIIKNRKLRKALVISLVLIILQQLSGINAVTFYLEPIFQASGSSLSASVSSTICGACMFAFSFITIFIVQRTGKKWPLAISCLGDCLSLMMLGEFFYVKEEKNMNTHSISWIPIAGLISYIFFFNLALAPIPWTLSSELFPNKVKSVSSSSVAGASWLFSFFITKFFNLLTKTLGKAGTFWLYSGFCLFAVLFDIIWVPETTGKTFGEIQAML